In Fimbriiglobus ruber, a genomic segment contains:
- a CDS encoding peptidylprolyl isomerase produces the protein MRSFTRRAAAVILGAALVAPAFAQTPAPVPGAAPAAPAAGAPAGPLQPATPAPGSLPAPTGKPVERPTGVAATVTGQPIPEVAVWRALRQFPEAEHPIARKEILNHLIENLLIDQYLNALKIAAEPAEVDKLIEELKAELKKSMKDYAKELESMMLTEAEFRAEVTAQMKWDKFLKQQGTDQALQGFFVKRPDIFDGTLVRARHILLTPGTDPAKMAEAKQTLAAIKSDIAVKAQEAATAAPGDALAKETARGKKVDELFAEAAKKHSLCPSKAAGGDLQFFPRVGAMVEPFAEAAFKLNLYEMSDVVETEFGMHLILLTAKNPGKARKFEEVKEDVRAVYAMQLRQAVVGQMKPRAQITINPAPATTPAAAPPANAVPTTPPPPPGSPASVTPPTGK, from the coding sequence ATGCGCTCGTTCACCCGCCGCGCGGCCGCCGTGATTCTGGGGGCCGCGCTCGTTGCCCCGGCATTCGCCCAGACGCCCGCCCCGGTCCCCGGTGCCGCTCCGGCCGCCCCGGCTGCCGGTGCCCCCGCCGGCCCGCTGCAACCCGCGACGCCCGCCCCGGGCTCGCTGCCCGCCCCGACCGGCAAGCCGGTCGAACGGCCGACCGGCGTGGCCGCCACGGTCACGGGTCAACCGATCCCGGAAGTGGCCGTATGGCGCGCGCTCCGGCAGTTTCCGGAAGCCGAGCACCCGATCGCCCGGAAAGAGATTCTCAACCACCTGATCGAAAACTTGCTCATCGACCAGTACCTCAACGCCCTCAAGATCGCGGCCGAACCTGCCGAAGTCGACAAGCTGATTGAAGAACTGAAGGCCGAGCTCAAGAAGTCGATGAAGGACTACGCGAAGGAACTCGAATCGATGATGTTGACCGAGGCCGAGTTCCGGGCCGAAGTCACCGCGCAAATGAAATGGGACAAGTTCCTCAAGCAGCAGGGCACCGACCAGGCCCTGCAGGGGTTCTTCGTCAAGCGGCCCGACATCTTCGACGGCACCCTGGTCCGCGCGCGGCACATCCTGCTCACGCCGGGCACGGACCCGGCCAAGATGGCTGAAGCGAAGCAAACCCTGGCGGCCATCAAGTCCGACATCGCCGTGAAGGCCCAGGAAGCCGCCACCGCCGCGCCCGGCGACGCACTGGCGAAGGAAACGGCCCGCGGCAAGAAAGTCGACGAGTTGTTTGCCGAAGCGGCCAAAAAGCACTCGCTCTGCCCGTCCAAGGCGGCCGGCGGCGACCTGCAGTTCTTCCCCCGCGTCGGGGCGATGGTCGAGCCGTTCGCGGAAGCCGCGTTCAAGTTGAACCTGTACGAAATGAGCGACGTGGTCGAAACCGAGTTCGGCATGCACCTGATCCTTCTGACTGCCAAGAACCCGGGCAAGGCTCGCAAGTTCGAGGAAGTGAAGGAAGACGTCCGGGCCGTTTACGCGATGCAACTCCGCCAGGCGGTCGTCGGCCAAATGAAACCGCGGGCGCAGATCACCATCAACCCGGCCCCGGCGACCACGCCGGCCGCCGCCCCGCCCGCGAACGCCGTTCCCACGACCCCGCCGCCGCCGCCGGGCAGCCCCGCTTCGGTCACGCCGCCGACCGGGAAGTAG
- a CDS encoding leucine-rich repeat domain-containing protein gives MTGNIVSVLAVLLGTLFAIQPAAGDEKPAESPVDQATAIKAIEKLGGKIERDAKRPGQPVIEVRLDSKAITDADLKLLRSFQQMKELSLSSTKITDAGLKELKELPALESLNLSFVRGISDKGLKELKSVKSLKELLLMEFGGTGAGLKEFSNLEKLYLNGSKIGNAGMKEVKELRKLRNLNLSGTAITDAGVKEIQGLENVTSISVAETKITDAALKDIKRFTKLYTLELNDTKITNAGLKEIKDLDQLYGLYLKYTAVTDAGLPYLMNMQRLSVLHLEGTKITGKGLSELKGLKNLDTLTLGKTAVTDADVKAFESARPKVRVFR, from the coding sequence GTGACGGGTAACATTGTGAGTGTCTTGGCCGTTTTACTCGGAACACTTTTTGCGATTCAGCCGGCCGCCGGAGATGAGAAGCCGGCGGAAAGCCCTGTCGATCAGGCTACGGCGATAAAAGCCATCGAGAAATTGGGCGGAAAGATCGAACGGGATGCGAAACGCCCCGGTCAGCCGGTCATCGAAGTCCGACTTGATTCCAAAGCCATCACGGACGCAGATCTGAAATTACTCAGGTCGTTTCAGCAGATGAAAGAACTTAGCCTTTCTTCCACCAAGATTACGGACGCCGGGCTCAAGGAGCTAAAGGAGTTGCCGGCCCTAGAAAGTTTAAATCTCTCATTCGTGCGCGGCATTTCTGACAAGGGTCTAAAAGAGCTCAAATCCGTCAAGAGTTTAAAGGAGCTATTGTTAATGGAGTTTGGGGGAACCGGCGCGGGGCTCAAAGAGTTTTCCAACTTAGAAAAATTGTATCTTAACGGGTCGAAGATAGGGAACGCGGGGATGAAAGAGGTCAAAGAACTCAGAAAACTGCGAAACCTGAATCTGAGCGGCACGGCCATCACGGATGCTGGTGTAAAGGAAATTCAAGGGCTCGAAAATGTGACGTCGATCAGTGTCGCCGAGACAAAAATTACAGACGCTGCTTTGAAAGACATCAAAAGGTTTACAAAACTCTACACTTTAGAGTTGAATGATACCAAGATCACCAACGCAGGGCTTAAAGAGATTAAGGATCTCGACCAACTGTACGGACTGTACCTAAAATATACGGCCGTTACTGATGCCGGCTTACCGTACTTGATGAACATGCAAAGACTGTCGGTACTTCACCTCGAAGGAACGAAAATCACCGGCAAAGGTCTGAGCGAGCTGAAAGGACTCAAGAACCTGGACACCTTGACTCTTGGCAAAACGGCGGTCACTGATGCGGACGTAAAGGCGTTCGAGTCGGCACGGCCGAAAGTGAGAGTTTTTCGCTGA
- a CDS encoding alginate export family protein: protein MSVRLIASGREWSRWVFVGFLALAVESVGRAQTATPVIVATQAPAPVIEIPPVAPGTALAPGVTTAPAENSVAPPTAGGTAAPSGGDGGGQRAYSGPAQKPESEKTFWEKVPPIQPFPRQGNFYIAPSGPGYYTLFDFIRGRELPDRPKNPYLQWGQNANSSFNADFRYLDDPKNTQFDFFDPLKRIHVGDDWLFSTGGEIRDRYASIQNAALYNKKPQAGADDTYNLFRARVYGDLWYRDEFRFFVEFITADSSHQAIPASSSDVEQNDFLNLFVELKLFSLDDHGVYARIGRQELLFGSQRAISPSDWSNTRRTFQGVRGSWHDDDIEEDIFVVNPVIPDPSKISSIDDKQVFTGNWFKYRFNKDSSIDLYYLYLENNNLNVATGLYGAKGEYHINTVGSRLVGEQNQFLWDFEGAMQFGGWANQSVFAGFGVAGVGYYFKDLPTTPTLWLYYDYASGDPNPNSTNVHRTYTTLFPFGHSYFAGLDAIGRQNINDIHLELGTFPVDWVRCTLGYHVLSLDSAKDALYNPQGSVVRQDPTGKAGTDVGDAISSTVQFHLDNHQIFLVGYSHLFSGQFIKMTATTPGAAKDLDAVWVQYTYKW from the coding sequence ATGTCAGTGCGACTGATCGCCTCCGGTCGTGAATGGAGTCGTTGGGTTTTCGTCGGGTTCCTGGCATTAGCCGTCGAGTCGGTCGGCCGGGCCCAGACGGCAACGCCCGTCATAGTCGCAACGCAGGCACCCGCTCCCGTCATCGAAATACCACCGGTCGCCCCGGGAACGGCACTCGCTCCCGGGGTCACTACGGCACCCGCCGAGAATAGTGTTGCGCCACCGACCGCAGGTGGCACAGCCGCACCGTCGGGCGGGGATGGCGGCGGCCAGAGGGCGTATTCCGGGCCGGCACAGAAGCCGGAGAGCGAAAAGACGTTCTGGGAAAAGGTGCCGCCGATCCAACCGTTCCCGCGGCAAGGGAATTTCTACATCGCCCCGTCCGGGCCAGGGTATTACACCCTGTTCGACTTCATCCGTGGGCGGGAATTGCCCGACCGGCCGAAGAATCCGTATCTCCAGTGGGGCCAAAACGCGAATTCGTCGTTCAACGCGGACTTCCGCTATTTAGACGACCCCAAGAACACCCAGTTCGACTTCTTCGACCCGCTCAAACGCATCCACGTTGGCGACGACTGGCTGTTTTCTACCGGCGGCGAGATCCGCGACCGCTACGCCTCCATCCAGAACGCGGCTCTTTACAACAAGAAGCCGCAAGCAGGGGCGGACGACACGTACAACCTGTTCCGGGCTCGCGTTTACGGCGATTTATGGTACCGCGACGAGTTCCGCTTCTTTGTCGAATTCATCACCGCCGATTCGTCACACCAGGCGATCCCGGCCTCGTCGTCGGACGTCGAACAGAACGACTTCCTGAACCTGTTCGTCGAACTCAAGCTGTTCTCGCTCGACGACCACGGGGTTTACGCCCGCATCGGCCGGCAGGAATTGCTGTTCGGCTCCCAGCGGGCGATCTCGCCGTCCGACTGGTCGAACACCCGGCGGACGTTCCAGGGCGTCCGCGGGTCGTGGCACGACGACGACATCGAGGAAGACATCTTCGTCGTGAATCCGGTCATTCCGGACCCGTCCAAGATTTCCAGCATCGATGACAAGCAGGTCTTCACCGGGAACTGGTTCAAGTACCGGTTCAACAAGGACTCCAGCATCGACCTGTATTACCTGTACCTGGAAAACAACAACCTAAACGTGGCGACAGGGTTGTACGGGGCGAAGGGCGAGTACCACATCAACACGGTCGGCAGCCGGCTCGTCGGCGAGCAGAACCAGTTCCTGTGGGACTTCGAGGGGGCGATGCAGTTCGGGGGGTGGGCCAACCAGTCGGTGTTCGCCGGGTTCGGCGTGGCCGGCGTGGGGTATTACTTCAAAGACCTGCCGACCACCCCGACCCTCTGGCTCTACTACGACTACGCCTCGGGCGACCCGAACCCGAACAGCACCAACGTCCACCGGACGTACACGACGCTGTTCCCGTTCGGTCACTCGTACTTCGCCGGCCTGGACGCCATCGGTCGCCAGAACATCAACGACATTCACCTGGAACTCGGCACGTTCCCGGTGGACTGGGTCCGGTGTACACTGGGCTACCACGTCCTGTCATTGGATAGCGCCAAGGACGCCCTCTACAACCCGCAGGGCAGCGTCGTCCGCCAGGACCCGACTGGCAAAGCGGGCACGGACGTCGGCGACGCGATCAGCAGCACCGTCCAGTTCCACCTGGACAACCACCAGATTTTCCTCGTCGGGTACAGCCACCTATTCTCGGGCCAGTTCATCAAAATGACCGCCACGACGCCCGGAGCCGCAAAAGACCTCGACGCGGTGTGGGTGCAGTACACGTACAAATGGTGA
- a CDS encoding class I SAM-dependent methyltransferase gives MLEETEPDVRFLPAPMSHQSDPPATEPRIHSTPMAAVKERERELVIVEGTTFKLDRPGGHDLLFDHPAVRAAYAADSYIPYWSELWPAARMLAKAILREPWDEYPKPSDGKLEALEVGCGLGLAGIAALKRGLRVTFSDIDQLAVRFATENARLNGFRDFTTMAIDLRCPPPDVRFPVIIGSDLLYEPRMVDPVVNFISTTLAPGGVCLIADPDRESARPFRWAIQNAGLTTECAFARAGEPGGERTKGTVYRITHCTT, from the coding sequence ATGTTGGAAGAAACTGAACCCGACGTTCGTTTCCTACCCGCACCGATGTCACACCAGTCCGACCCGCCGGCCACCGAGCCGCGAATCCATTCGACCCCGATGGCGGCCGTCAAAGAGCGCGAACGCGAGCTGGTCATCGTCGAAGGCACGACATTCAAGCTCGACCGCCCGGGCGGCCACGACCTGCTCTTCGACCACCCGGCTGTCCGCGCTGCTTACGCCGCCGACTCTTACATCCCGTACTGGTCCGAGTTGTGGCCGGCGGCGCGGATGCTGGCGAAAGCCATCCTCCGCGAGCCGTGGGACGAGTACCCGAAGCCGTCGGACGGCAAGCTCGAAGCGCTCGAAGTCGGCTGCGGCCTGGGCCTGGCCGGGATCGCGGCGCTCAAGCGCGGGCTGCGCGTCACGTTCTCCGACATCGACCAACTCGCCGTCCGGTTCGCGACCGAGAACGCCCGCCTGAACGGGTTTCGCGACTTCACCACGATGGCCATCGACCTCCGCTGCCCGCCGCCCGACGTCCGCTTCCCGGTCATCATCGGGTCGGACCTGCTTTACGAACCGCGGATGGTCGACCCGGTGGTGAACTTCATCTCGACCACGCTCGCGCCGGGCGGCGTCTGCCTGATCGCCGACCCGGACCGCGAATCCGCCCGCCCCTTCCGCTGGGCGATCCAAAACGCCGGGTTGACGACCGAGTGCGCCTTCGCCCGCGCCGGCGAACCCGGCGGAGAACGCACCAAAGGCACCGTCTACCGCATCACGCACTGCACCACGTAA